TGTTTTCTTTTTGAGAATGCTCTCCAGGTTGTTTACTAGGCTGGACGTCCTGCGGGATAAAAATGTGATCTTTAGGAAGTAGAAAGCTCTATAGAAAATGCTTCTATCGTTCCTGTCGCTTGCTAGCTTAATTTCTGCTTCGAGTTTGTGTATCTGTTGTTCTATTTCATTTCGAATACTAGTTTTTAGTTCATCGTAGATCTGTTGATGACTAATAAGGGTAGACTGCATGTCTTGTATTTCTGCCTCTAATACGCTCTCAATATGACTCGGCAGTTGCTTTTTTTCAGACTCAAAGTCCCTAAGAAAACGACGTATTTCACCTATAGAATTAAATCTAGTTATACCGCTTCCACTTAAAGATTCTTTCAGTTTTTTTAGAGGCTCTATTTGCCCTTCTATAATAGTCATATCTAAACAAACTTTTAGAAGTTATTTGCAAGAACCTATTATCTGGTACTTGTGCCACCAATACACATAACAAGTTATTCCATTGTTTTGTCTTTCCCCAAGTTATTATTTTCCACATTGACTCACAAGATAATTTTCTCAAAATACATTATATTTTAACTATAGAACTAAATAGCATCCCAAACAGGATAATATAATTACAGATTAATTTGTTTAAATTTATAACCTGCAAATAAAGAATGATTATTGTAAATCACAAGCTCAATGTGGTTTCTTGTATCATCAAAATAATAATTTATTAACTTATCATCTAAACCTTTTGACTCCAATCCTGGTCAAATCTAACAAAATGGAAAGAAAAATTATTTGATTTCGGTTCTTGAAAATGAAAACGAAATTATCCAAAGATGTCAAGCAGGAGATCTAAATGCTTTTAAAAAAATCTATCATCACTTTGAGCAACCGATGCTGGGTATGGCAATTAGAATGCTGGAAAACCAAAGTGACGCTGAAGATGCAATCCAGGTGGCCTTTATGAAGCTCTACCAGGGAATTTCCAAGTATCGCTTTGATGCCAAATTTAGTACGTACTTATTCCGGATCGTCATGAATGTCTGTTTAGACGCACTCAAAAAGAGAAAAATTCAAACCGATCTGACACTTGTCGAAAATGAAACATCATATAAACCTATGAATGATTTACGCATGCAATTGGAGGAAGCAATAAACAAGCTTCCCGAACGTATGAAAGCTTGCTTCGTAATGTTCGCAGTTGAGGAATTTCCCCAGGCAGAAATCGCAGAAGTTTTGGGTTTGAGTGTCGGGGCGGTGAAAGCCCAGGTATTTCATGCAAAAGCCAGATTACGTTCGTTACTATCCGATGCAAGTACAGGAGCTGCCATATGAATTGTAAGTTCAATGAAAAGTATGAATTGGGAAAACTGGACGAAGAAGCCTATATGAAGCACACGGTCAATTGTTCGGTTTGTCAGGCAATCCTGGAAAAGGATAAGCAATTAATGGAGCTCTCCGGTAAACTGAGACAACCCATCCATGCCCCAAATTTATGGAAAAATATCGAACGCAATATCCAACAAGAGCGAGAACGAAAATCCAACCGGATAATGAGCCTGCAAAGATATAAGACCCCGATTTATGCCATGGCAGCAATCTTCATCCTGGCAATTGGTCTAACTGTTTATTTCTCAAAAACCGGCGCCAGCCAAAATTCTCCGAGTTTATTAGCGAAGACTCTTCTCCAGGAGGTTAAGGAAACAGAATCGGCTTATGAAGATGCGATCAGTGGATTAGAAGAAGCGACTCAAAATAGATTTTCCGAAATGGATATTGAGTTGATACTGTTATATCGCGATCGCCTTGAAACCATCGATATTCAAATTGCACGTTGCAAGGCAGCCTTGATTGAAAATCCTGCCAATACACATATTCGCCGGTATCTGCTCGCTGCGCTTCAAGACAAAAAAGAAACCTTAAATGAAGTCTTAAATTTAGAAATTCAACAATTATAATTCATTCTTAAAACCAACTTATAAAGGAGAACCAAATGCTCGGTAAAACAACACAAAAAGTTATATTTTTTGCAGGGATTTTACTTTTATTCTCGAACAGTTTTGTTGCAGCTGGGGATCGTTCAGATAAAAGATCAAAAACCAAAACACTAACCGGGAAAATAAATTCAGCGCCTGGCAACACGGTTTATATTGAAGGTTCACAAGGGGACATCTCAATTGTAGGCGCAGACCAGAATGAAGTTACCGTAGAAGCAAAAATCAGCATCGAAACCGACGGAATCGATACCGAGTTAATCAATCAATTGTTGGAGGAAAGTGATCTCAAACTTGAAAATTATCGCGGTGGTATTCGGATAATTGTAGACTCGCCTCGCGAAAAAATGCGAAGACTTGGCAAACGCGGGTTTAAAAATCTTTTTAAACGACTTTTTGATTCGGATGAATGGAATGTTTCTATCCACACTGAACTGAAAATCTATGTGCCGACAAAGCAATCATTGTCCATTGACAATAAGTATGGTGACATCACGATCGACAATGTTGAAGGTACTTTGGATATCGAAAATTCTTCCGGCGAGG
This is a stretch of genomic DNA from candidate division KSB1 bacterium. It encodes these proteins:
- a CDS encoding sigma-70 family RNA polymerase sigma factor, with the translated sequence MISVLENENEIIQRCQAGDLNAFKKIYHHFEQPMLGMAIRMLENQSDAEDAIQVAFMKLYQGISKYRFDAKFSTYLFRIVMNVCLDALKKRKIQTDLTLVENETSYKPMNDLRMQLEEAINKLPERMKACFVMFAVEEFPQAEIAEVLGLSVGAVKAQVFHAKARLRSLLSDASTGAAI